Proteins from one Pseudoalteromonas rubra genomic window:
- a CDS encoding Hsp20 family protein: protein MRTVDLSPLYRSFIGFDHLASMMDAAQRSSEKQPSYPPYNIEALAEDKYQITMAVAGFTEQELSLESENNTLSVKGEKQNKEDKTDRKFIHQGIAERNFERKFQLGDHVKVIGASLENGLLLIDLEREVPEALKPRKIEIGTGKLIEG, encoded by the coding sequence ATGCGTACAGTAGATTTATCACCCCTTTACCGTTCATTCATCGGTTTCGATCACCTTGCATCTATGATGGATGCGGCGCAGCGTAGCAGCGAAAAACAGCCCAGCTACCCGCCTTACAACATCGAAGCGTTAGCTGAAGACAAGTACCAAATTACCATGGCGGTGGCCGGCTTTACGGAGCAGGAGTTGTCGCTGGAGTCGGAAAACAACACGCTGAGCGTCAAGGGCGAGAAGCAAAATAAAGAAGACAAAACCGACCGAAAATTTATTCACCAGGGCATTGCCGAGCGCAACTTTGAGCGCAAATTCCAGCTGGGCGACCATGTAAAAGTGATTGGTGCTTCGCTTGAAAACGGTTTGTTATTAATTGACCTGGAACGCGAAGTACCGGAAGCGTTAAAGCCAAGAAAAATTGAAATTGGCACCGGTAAGCTGATTGAGGGCTGA
- a CDS encoding malate synthase G yields MSSHILQAGLRIDSRLFDFVDQALLPGTRINADDFWSGFANIIRTLTPKNRALLEKRDSLQKQIDDYHLSNPGWNAEKYRTFLTKIGYLVPAIEAQSITTAQVEPEIARIAGPQLVVPVSNARFALNAANARWGSLYDALYGTDVLSEEDGAERASAYNPVRGFKVMAYGRQLLDRMLPLAHGSHIESTNYAVVQGELIITLNDSSQVKLTEPAQFVGYNGQPQNPTALLFKHNDLHFEILIDPQDPIGEADKAGIKDIILESALTTIMDCEDSVAAVDAEDKVQVYRNWLGLMQGTLKEEFVKGGQSVVRSLNADKTYLTPDGGSLTLKGRAMMFVRNVGHLMTTPAILDEQGEEVFEGMVDAVITATAALHDLHGDGVLKNSSAQSVNIVKPKMHGPEEVALTGELFDAVEELLGLPANTLKMGIMDEERRTSVNLQACINAAQSRVVFINTGFLDRTGDEIHTSMLAGPVLPKGEIKAQPWIAAYEDRNVDIGLASGFAGKAQIGKGMWPMPDKMALMMEQKLAHPKSGANTAWVPSPTAATLHAMHYHDVKVATLQQQIAQRQMASLDDLLTPPLLGERQLSEEDIQTELDNNAQGILGYVVRWIEQGIGCSKVPDINHIGLMEDRATLRISSQHIANWLHHGICTEEQVKRTFVRMATIVDEQNSHDPHYVPMSGDNMTDNLAFSAALALVLDGKAQPNGYTEPLLHAYRRQYKQLAQ; encoded by the coding sequence ATGAGCTCTCATATTTTACAGGCCGGTTTACGCATCGATTCGCGTCTGTTTGACTTTGTCGATCAGGCGCTATTGCCTGGCACCCGGATTAACGCAGACGACTTCTGGTCTGGCTTTGCCAATATTATTCGTACGCTCACCCCCAAAAACCGTGCACTGCTGGAAAAGCGCGATAGCTTGCAAAAGCAAATTGATGACTACCATTTATCCAACCCTGGCTGGAATGCTGAAAAATATCGGACATTTCTGACTAAAATAGGCTATCTGGTGCCTGCAATTGAAGCACAAAGCATTACCACTGCGCAGGTTGAACCCGAAATAGCCCGTATCGCGGGTCCACAGCTGGTGGTGCCTGTGAGTAATGCACGCTTTGCATTGAATGCGGCAAATGCCCGCTGGGGCTCTCTATACGATGCGCTTTACGGTACCGATGTGCTATCCGAAGAAGATGGCGCCGAGCGCGCGAGTGCATACAACCCGGTACGCGGTTTTAAAGTAATGGCTTATGGCCGTCAGTTGCTGGATCGTATGTTGCCGCTTGCGCATGGCTCTCATATTGAAAGTACCAACTACGCAGTGGTCCAGGGTGAGCTGATCATCACGCTCAATGACTCCAGTCAGGTTAAGTTGACGGAGCCCGCACAGTTTGTCGGATATAACGGACAGCCACAGAATCCGACGGCACTGTTGTTTAAGCATAATGATCTGCATTTTGAGATCTTGATCGATCCTCAGGATCCGATCGGAGAGGCTGACAAGGCCGGGATCAAAGACATTATTCTGGAATCGGCCCTGACTACCATTATGGATTGTGAAGATTCCGTGGCCGCGGTAGACGCCGAAGATAAAGTGCAGGTTTACCGCAACTGGCTGGGCCTGATGCAGGGCACGCTCAAAGAGGAGTTTGTAAAGGGTGGTCAATCCGTTGTGCGCTCGCTAAACGCAGATAAAACATACCTGACGCCTGATGGGGGATCGCTTACGCTCAAAGGCCGGGCGATGATGTTTGTGCGTAACGTGGGTCACCTGATGACCACGCCTGCGATTTTAGATGAGCAAGGTGAAGAAGTCTTTGAGGGCATGGTCGACGCGGTGATCACCGCAACAGCAGCACTGCATGATCTGCACGGCGATGGTGTACTGAAAAACTCCAGTGCGCAAAGTGTCAATATCGTTAAACCCAAAATGCATGGCCCCGAAGAAGTTGCCTTAACCGGTGAGCTGTTCGATGCCGTTGAAGAGTTGTTGGGTTTGCCCGCTAATACCCTGAAAATGGGGATCATGGATGAGGAGCGCCGTACTTCGGTTAATTTGCAGGCCTGCATCAATGCAGCACAATCCCGTGTGGTGTTTATCAATACCGGGTTTTTAGACAGAACCGGCGACGAAATTCACACTTCGATGCTCGCAGGTCCGGTATTGCCTAAAGGCGAAATAAAAGCACAACCCTGGATAGCAGCCTATGAGGACCGCAACGTAGATATAGGTCTGGCATCAGGGTTTGCCGGTAAGGCGCAAATAGGCAAAGGTATGTGGCCGATGCCTGACAAAATGGCGCTGATGATGGAGCAAAAGCTGGCTCATCCTAAGTCCGGCGCGAATACCGCCTGGGTGCCCTCACCCACAGCTGCCACTTTGCATGCGATGCACTATCACGATGTGAAGGTGGCCACATTACAACAGCAAATTGCACAGCGCCAGATGGCGAGCCTGGACGACTTGCTTACACCGCCATTGCTGGGCGAGCGCCAGTTAAGCGAAGAGGATATTCAGACTGAGCTAGACAACAATGCGCAGGGCATTCTGGGTTATGTGGTGCGCTGGATTGAGCAGGGCATTGGCTGTTCTAAAGTCCCTGACATTAATCACATCGGCCTGATGGAAGACAGAGCGACTCTGCGTATTTCCAGTCAGCACATTGCAAACTGGCTGCATCATGGCATTTGCACCGAAGAACAGGTTAAGCGCACGTTTGTACGTATGGCGACAATTGTTGATGAGCAAAATAGTCATGATCCTCACTACGTGCCTATGAGTGGCGACAATATGACGGATAACCTGGCGTTTTCAGCTGCTCTGGCGTTAGTGCTTGACGGCAAGGCACAACCGAATGGTTACACTGAACCTCTGTTACACGCGTATCGACGTCAATATAAGCAACTTGCTCAGTAG
- a CDS encoding HvfC/BufC family peptide modification chaperone: MTYSTPELSQLQYWLSHVSNSHGDVSQKCLTSDLSLKQGAKAASHLAEEHQQKTYSAAHVKRLKACLKGEFSLLCALMGEDVFDVFAKECVMALPSKALTFHTLGKAFVRFLANSWPQGKFNTSQSALFEVYVELGRFERAKAEVLAAKGSEQMPPAEFALNEFELLGGGASLNIMVPDCVRLLMSEYDIFPLLSQLENRQTKGGESPAMPARETRYIALTQQNGQLTTQPLTHWQADLLSHCNQATSFEQALANSARRQGMEPAVLRARLAIWLPAAVASGLLLVAETAKRPTATT; encoded by the coding sequence ATGACGTACTCAACCCCGGAGCTCAGCCAGTTGCAGTACTGGTTGTCTCATGTTTCAAATTCTCATGGTGATGTGTCACAAAAGTGCCTCACATCTGACCTGTCTTTAAAACAAGGCGCTAAAGCAGCGTCTCATTTAGCCGAAGAGCATCAGCAGAAAACGTATTCCGCAGCGCATGTAAAGCGGTTGAAGGCGTGTCTGAAAGGTGAATTTAGTTTGCTGTGTGCCTTGATGGGCGAAGATGTTTTTGACGTGTTCGCTAAGGAATGCGTGATGGCTTTACCATCTAAGGCTTTGACCTTTCATACTTTGGGCAAAGCGTTTGTACGGTTTTTGGCTAATTCCTGGCCGCAAGGTAAATTTAACACCAGCCAAAGTGCGCTGTTTGAGGTGTATGTGGAGCTGGGCCGTTTTGAACGTGCCAAAGCCGAAGTGCTGGCTGCCAAAGGGTCAGAGCAAATGCCACCAGCTGAGTTCGCATTGAACGAGTTCGAACTGCTGGGCGGCGGTGCATCACTGAACATTATGGTGCCTGATTGTGTGCGTTTGCTGATGAGTGAATACGACATATTCCCGCTGCTGTCTCAGCTGGAAAATCGCCAAACGAAAGGCGGCGAATCGCCTGCCATGCCAGCCAGAGAAACCCGTTACATAGCTCTGACCCAGCAAAACGGCCAGCTGACCACTCAACCTTTGACTCACTGGCAGGCAGATCTGTTAAGTCACTGCAATCAGGCGACCTCGTTTGAACAGGCACTGGCAAACAGCGCTCGTCGTCAGGGTATGGAGCCTGCGGTACTCAGGGCGCGTCTGGCCATTTGGCTGCCAGCCGCCGTCGCCAGTGGCCTGTTGTTGGTTGCGGAAACGGCAAAACGCCCAACAGCAACCACCTAG
- a CDS encoding isocitrate lyase produces MSSYTSQIDRLTTLCQSQGSAWQGINPEFATRMHLQNRFKTGLDIAKYTAKIMREDMAAYDADSSQYTQSLGCWHGFTAQQMMMAIKRHNKTTKRSYVYLSGWMVAALRSEFGPLPDQSMHEKTAVPKLIEEIYTFLKQADARELDHLYKALDEAKAQGGDVQAITAQIDNFETHVVPIIADIDAGFGNEEATYLLAKQMIEAGACAIQIENQVSDAKQCGHQAGKVTVPHEDFLAKINAVRYAFLELGVEDGIIVARTDSLGASLTQKIPVSKTPGDLASQYNAFLDTTVISSAADLEEGDMVIKQEGELRKPVRLDNGLYQFKEGTEKDRVVLDCVTSLQSGADLLWIETEKPNVEQIAELVNRVREQVPNAKLVYNNSPSFNWTLKFREQVYAEWQAQGKDLSAYPDPSQDPKALMAPELDQSELAAEADTKVRTFQRDGAAQAGIFHHLITLPTYHTAALSTDILAEGYFGDLGMLAYVRDVQRQEIRREQASVKHQDLAGSNIGDTHKEYFSGENALKAGGEANTMNQF; encoded by the coding sequence ATGAGCAGTTATACCTCTCAAATTGATCGTCTTACAACACTATGCCAGTCTCAGGGCAGTGCATGGCAAGGTATTAACCCTGAATTTGCAACCCGCATGCATTTACAAAACCGCTTTAAAACGGGTCTGGATATCGCTAAATATACCGCAAAAATCATGCGCGAAGACATGGCAGCTTATGACGCAGACAGCAGCCAGTATACGCAGTCTCTGGGCTGCTGGCATGGCTTTACTGCTCAACAAATGATGATGGCCATCAAACGTCACAATAAAACCACTAAGCGCTCTTATGTATACCTGAGTGGCTGGATGGTCGCCGCGCTTCGCTCTGAGTTCGGTCCGCTGCCAGATCAGAGTATGCATGAAAAAACCGCGGTGCCTAAACTGATTGAAGAGATCTACACCTTCTTAAAGCAAGCCGATGCACGTGAACTCGACCATCTCTATAAAGCACTGGATGAGGCCAAAGCACAGGGCGGTGATGTACAGGCAATCACAGCACAAATCGATAATTTTGAAACCCATGTGGTGCCTATCATTGCAGATATCGATGCTGGTTTTGGTAACGAAGAAGCCACTTACCTGCTGGCCAAACAAATGATTGAAGCAGGTGCCTGTGCCATCCAGATTGAGAACCAGGTATCGGATGCCAAACAGTGTGGTCACCAGGCAGGTAAAGTCACAGTACCTCATGAAGACTTCCTGGCAAAAATTAATGCGGTACGTTATGCCTTCCTCGAGCTGGGCGTAGAAGATGGTATTATTGTCGCCCGCACTGATTCTTTAGGTGCCAGTCTGACTCAGAAAATTCCGGTCTCGAAAACGCCTGGCGATCTGGCGAGCCAGTACAATGCGTTTCTGGATACCACAGTGATCTCAAGCGCAGCCGACCTTGAAGAAGGAGATATGGTGATTAAGCAGGAAGGTGAACTGCGTAAGCCGGTGCGTCTCGACAATGGCCTGTACCAATTCAAAGAAGGCACCGAAAAAGACCGCGTGGTACTTGATTGCGTTACCAGCTTACAATCAGGCGCCGATCTGTTGTGGATTGAAACCGAAAAGCCCAATGTAGAGCAAATTGCTGAGCTGGTTAACCGCGTGCGTGAACAAGTACCGAACGCCAAACTGGTTTATAACAATTCGCCGTCATTCAACTGGACCCTGAAATTCCGTGAACAGGTTTATGCAGAATGGCAGGCACAGGGTAAAGACTTGTCTGCTTATCCGGATCCCAGCCAAGATCCTAAAGCGTTAATGGCACCAGAGCTGGATCAGTCAGAACTGGCAGCGGAAGCGGATACAAAAGTACGTACCTTCCAGCGTGATGGGGCTGCTCAGGCAGGTATTTTCCACCACCTGATCACTTTACCTACGTATCACACAGCGGCACTGAGTACCGACATTCTTGCAGAAGGCTATTTTGGCGACCTGGGTATGCTTGCATACGTCCGCGATGTTCAAAGACAAGAGATCCGCCGCGAACAGGCGTCAGTGAAGCATCAGGATCTGGCAGGCTCTAATATAGGTGATACGCACAAAGAGTACTTCAGCGGTGAGAATGCGCTGAAAGCCGGTGGCGAAGCCAACACCATGAACCAGTTTTAA
- a CDS encoding DUF2971 domain-containing protein — translation MFIGCFLPDSDSLNMWRFYSKNHFNDDACGCAITFNTEGFFDYRLMAEQNNHTEQERRKPSFANTGRSPQESAAFYRVMYLKDNFKLLGQGATKLQSYFKDLKKEVDKFVGKNPTPEKLQTLAWLLGPLPYLLKDANYKDEREHRVIVTHLDYGAKEIQSAAPDFAQGTAPRLYLELHRDDHLAPIEYVTLGPKAPNKEMMAPYWRHQLASRFSAKLDIRPSRCAYK, via the coding sequence GTGTTTATTGGCTGCTTTTTACCGGACAGCGACAGCCTGAATATGTGGCGCTTCTACAGTAAAAACCATTTTAATGACGATGCCTGTGGCTGCGCCATTACTTTTAATACAGAAGGCTTTTTTGACTATCGTTTAATGGCTGAGCAGAACAACCACACAGAGCAAGAGCGACGAAAACCTTCATTTGCCAATACTGGCCGGTCGCCTCAGGAAAGCGCTGCATTCTATCGGGTTATGTATCTAAAAGATAATTTTAAACTACTGGGTCAGGGTGCAACCAAGTTGCAATCTTACTTCAAAGATCTCAAAAAAGAAGTCGATAAGTTTGTCGGCAAGAACCCAACACCCGAAAAGCTACAAACGCTTGCCTGGCTGCTCGGCCCATTGCCTTATTTATTAAAAGACGCCAACTACAAAGATGAACGAGAACACAGGGTGATCGTCACACACTTAGACTATGGCGCAAAAGAGATCCAAAGTGCAGCTCCTGATTTTGCTCAGGGCACTGCCCCGCGTTTATATCTGGAGCTACACAGAGACGATCATCTGGCCCCTATTGAGTATGTCACGCTTGGTCCTAAAGCGCCTAACAAAGAGATGATGGCACCGTACTGGCGCCACCAATTAGCCAGCAGATTTTCTGCAAAACTGGATATTCGCCCCTCGCGCTGCGCTTATAAGTAG